The DNA segment GCTATTGTTGTTCGCTACGGCCAAATCCTTGAATCCGTCTCCATCGAGATCGGCGGGGAACAGTGACCGGGGAAAGTCCCCCACCGGATAGGCGACGGCGGCAGCAAATGTCCCATTTCCGTTATTCTTCAAGACCGAGATAACGTCTCCATCTCCGTTTGTAACCGCTAGGTCTTGGTCGTTATCCCTATCAAGATCCCCAGCAACGATTGACTTGAGATCGCTTCCAGCTGCATAGTTCACGGCTCCGGAAAAGTTTCCCCCGCCATCGTTAACAAGAATTGCGATGTTTGGACTAACAGCAGTAGCGATGGCTAAGTCTCGATCGCCGTCCCCGTCCAAGTCACTGGCGTATACGGAGCGAGCATGAGAACCGACGGGGTAGTTCACCGCGACTGTCAACATGCCATTGCCATCGTTCTTCAATATGGTGACGTCAGCGGTGCCATCATTTGCAGCGGCAACATCCTGATCTCCGTCGTCATCGAAATCGGCGGCCACAACCTTCCACGGGTGCGTTCCTGCCAAAAAGCTACTTGGAGCGGAAAATGTCGCGTCCCCATGATTCTTCAAGACAGTGACGTTCCCGTAGTAGTTCCCGACGACCAAGTCTAAATCTCCGTCGCCATCCATATCCGCGGCACAGACGGAGTGTGGCGACGAGCCGCTAGGGCCGCAACTGTAATCAGATCTATCGATGAAGGATGCGTCCCCATTATTCCTTAAGATCGAGATGCTGTCGTTGTCTCGATTCGTAATTGCCAGATCTTGATCGCCGTCTCCGTCCAGATCGCCCGAGAAAACGCTTGATGGACCTAAGCCAGCTGGGAAGTTCTGTGCTGGATCGAAGCAGAACGCAAAAATCGAATTCAAACTTGCTGCGATTAGCACAAGCGTTAGGAAAAACAGAGCCTTCAAAGATGCCACTATGCCTCCCCGGGGTGTGGTTGAAGTAAACTACTGGAGTATACCAAAGATCGACCACACAGTCAACAAAATACCCGCAACATCGACCCAAACTCCCACCGACCCGCCTCGCCTCCTCGATCCCAATAACTTGGATCATCCCACCGCTTTCGTTCACGCACC comes from the Candidatus Zixiibacteriota bacterium genome and includes:
- a CDS encoding VCBS repeat-containing protein, with the protein product MASLKALFFLTLVLIAASLNSIFAFCFDPAQNFPAGLGPSSVFSGDLDGDGDQDLAITNRDNDSISILRNNGDASFIDRSDYSCGPSGSSPHSVCAADMDGDGDLDLVVGNYYGNVTVLKNHGDATFSAPSSFLAGTHPWKVVAADFDDDGDQDVAAANDGTADVTILKNDGNGMLTVAVNYPVGSHARSVYASDLDGDGDRDLAIATAVSPNIAILVNDGGGNFSGAVNYAAGSDLKSIVAGDLDRDNDQDLAVTNGDGDVISVLKNNGNGTFAAAVAYPVGDFPRSLFPADLDGDGFKDLAVANNNSHSISILQNNGDGTFATAVNYSATWGPTSLLVANLDGDGDLDLAVSNGNSRDVSVLRNCLADSDGDGMPDVIDNCPSAYNPSQADTDADSIGDACDECIDIDPAPWGFGNSEGSMWPRSWWQQFNYCYPNSPCNLYCLLCQPADFPNWDLFAAAIGESQAYFDPPPGAVRYRPSALAQWEALRGAWTGSCFGFAATTSLFHDGIFELDYEFPGYATLAQVPLDAAARAMINKHYLYQFGFDQQKLINAAYTSITPAQTLAACKEMFNKTPRNDRVLMMFNQSSSGGHAVVP